The genome window CCTCCACGACCACTGAGCCACCGGTGGGGCGGTCGAGGCCGGCAAGGATGTGCATCAGGGTGGACTTGCCGGACCCGGACGGGCCCATGATGGCGGTGAAGCGGCCCTTGGGAAAGCCGACGGTTACGCCGTCGAGAGCGTCAACGGCGGCGTCGCCTTCTCCGTAGCGCCGATGAAGGTCCACGGCGGAGACGATCAGGGGAGCATTCAAGACGCGGGTCCTTTCAAGAACGAGAGCGGAGTACCACGCGCAATGCTCCCTCCACCGGCGCGATGCGCCTATGCGGAAAGCTGGCGTGTGCCGGTGGGGGTATCCACACCCCCGGTCGAGGGCCTACGCCCGGAGGTACCTGAGTACGGCCAGCACCCGGCGGTGGTCCTCCGCCGTGGGCGGGAGCTTGAGCTTCCCGAAGATGCTGGTGACGTGCTTCTCGACGGCGCGTTCGGTGACCACCATGGCCTCCGCGATGGCGTGGTTCGAACGGCCCTCCGCCATCAGCTCGAGCACCTCGCGTTCGCGCGGGCTGAGCTCCTCGAGCGGGTCCTCGCGCCGGCGGCGGCCGAGCAGCTGGGCCACCACCTCCGGGTCGAGCGCCGAGCCGCCCTCGCCCACGCGGCGCACGCTCTCGGTGAAGCGCTCCACGTCGGCCACGCGGTCCTTCAGCAGGTAGCCCACGCCCTCGGCGTTCTCAGACAGGAGCTCGAGTGCGTAGCCCTCCTCGATGTACTGGGAGAGAACGAGCACGCCGCAGTCCGGATAGTCAGCACGGATCTTCTGCGCGGCGCGCAGACCGTCGTCGGTGTTAGTGGGCGGCATCCGCACGTCCACGATCGCGACGTCGGGCTTGTGAGCGGCGACCTTGCGCACGAGGTCCTCGGCGTCGCCGGCCTGTGCCACCACATCGAATCCGCTATCAGCCAGGATGCGGACAATGCCCTCGCGGAGGAGGACTGAGTCGTCGGCCACTACTACACGCACGGTATCTCCGCGTA of Thermoleophilaceae bacterium contains these proteins:
- a CDS encoding response regulator transcription factor, with the protein product MADDSVLLREGIVRILADSGFDVVAQAGDAEDLVRKVAAHKPDVAIVDVRMPPTNTDDGLRAAQKIRADYPDCGVLVLSQYIEEGYALELLSENAEGVGYLLKDRVADVERFTESVRRVGEGGSALDPEVVAQLLGRRRREDPLEELSPREREVLELMAEGRSNHAIAEAMVVTERAVEKHVTSIFGKLKLPPTAEDHRRVLAVLRYLRA